In Methanofollis aquaemaris, the genomic window TATTGATTATTATTTTGTCTGATCGCTGAATCGTAAACTATATTATCGATGGTCGTGAATATGAGACCATTGTCATGGCCGGGATGAACGCAGATAAAATTCAGGAGTATGCAGGTCTTATGCCATCAGAAGTTCGTGATGCCGTCAATCCTCTCTCCAGCGACAAGGCATGGGCGGTGTTTATGGCCCTGATGCGTCATGGAGACCTGAGGTTCTCCGAATTAAAAGCGATCTTTGAGTCCAGTTCTTCAGGGGATATAGACAAATTCCTGAAAAAACTGGAGATGGCAGGTATCGTCGAGAGAAAGGTGAAAGATCTCGGCGATGCCGGCGATTCCTCAAGGGTATATTATGGGGTCTCATATCTGGGCCGGAGACTGAATGAATCACTTCTTCAGGGTCTTTTTGGTCTCAGGAACCCATCAGACCAACCGGAGCCGCGTCTTGATCATGGGGCGAGTTGTTCGGCACAGAACAAGGGCATCGTGAGTGGCGGCACCCCCGAATATACGGCCCGGTTGAAGACTTCCCCCGGAGTGAGAACCGGAGAGGATAACCACGCGCCGGCGTCCCGGCGCGAGGAGCAGGTGCGGGACCGGAGAGCCAGGAAAAAAGGACTGAACCACCTCAGATCTTGATATCATCCACCCCTGAGTTCTCGATGTGGCGATACACCCCTTCGATGTCGTAGGGGTGGTCGGCGATGTAGTGGTAGACCTCGAGGTAGGTGTTGTACTTCTCGACATAGTCGTTGTGCTCATCGATGAGTTTGAGGTAGGCCCGATGGTCCTGGTCCCACTCTGCACGGGACTCGTAGTTCCCACCGGTGAGTTTTGTCTCCATCTCCTCGATCTCCTCTTCCCATGCCTTCATCCTGTCATGCATGAAGGGGAGGCGCTCCTCGATCTTCTGGTATGTCCCGGTGATCCGGGAGATATAGTTCACCCGGTTGAAGCGCCCGGTGCCGTCGCCGATAGGAACAACAACCGCCTCCGCGCTCCCGTAGGGCTCGGTGTACAGTCCGATGTAAGTCGGTTCGGTGCTCTCGATGTAGAAATATTTCCCGGTCTCTGGCCCCTCGAAGACCCGGAAGGAAGGGTCGCCGCCGGTGCTGATCCTGATGCCCGCCGCCGCGTGGTGCTCGTCGGGGAAGAGGATGAAGGCGGTGTCGTACCCCTCATGGGCCAGGAGGCCGATGAGGAGGAGACTTTTCTCGTCGCAGTCGCCGGTCCGGTCCCTGACCACCTCGACCGGATAGCGAGGGTGGGCCGGGGCGTTCGGGTCATACGGGATCTGCTGGACGAAGGTGATCAGAAACTCCAGGTACTCGCCGGCATTGAGGCCTTCCCGTGCCCTGACCGACCTGAAATCCCTGGCCATATCGTCGAAGAAGTCCTTCATCGCCGGGTCGTCGATGAACCGCCGGTAGTATGCCGTCATGACCCCTGGGTCGTTCCAGTCCGCGCCCGGCGGCAGGCCCTTGTCGACGCTCCGTGCCCCGGCGTAGACGCTGCCGTTCACCTCCACCTCGACGGTATAGGTCTTCCTCTCGAACTTTGTCTCGAAGACTCGCGTCACCGTCGGTTGCCCGGTCGCCGGGACGATCGTCTGGACGGCGACGCCCTCCCTTGTCGTTGCACTCTTCTCTACGGCGGGCAGGTCGGCAGACCCGGCCCGCACCTCGGGAATATCCGCCTGCTCAGGTTGCTCTCCTCCGGGTGCGATCGCGCCGGTATCGGTGCACCCGGCCGTCAGGGAGAAGACGAGCAGGACGCAGAGAAGGAGAGAGATGGTGCTCTGTCTGTTCATGGGGGGTACCTCAGGATGGACAATGGTCTTGTTGCATCGAGTATCTGCCTGCAGATGGAAAAGGGTGTCCTTCGATACACTCCCTGTCACCACATGGCGGGGATCATGAGGATTGACAGGGGGCGGGATTCTGTTGATGGGCGGTGCGGCCCTCTCATCTGATCCACTTCAATGCCGTCCTCGCGGCTCTGTAGAATCGCTCATGAATCGAGAGGATGCCTCAAGCATACTGCATGAAAATTTCGTCTCGCAATTTTTCTGGGCGTGGAAAGATCTTTGATCCCTCTCAATCGCCGCCCCTGCCTATCTTCGGTTCGTGGGAGGTCCGGGGGTTTTCCCCCCGACGCGAGACGGCGGGGAAGATTCTACGATAGGGGGCGGCACGTCTGATCCCCTCTCACCGCGCCTCCTTGCGCACCTCCTCCACGAACCGGCGCATCGCCCCGACGCCATCGACCATCAGCGGCGCCACCTCGTGGACGAAGGCCGTCCTGTCGAGGCTGGTGGTGGGGCGCTCCTCGCGGTACAGGTCGAGGGCCCGCCGACCGTCATAGTCGACGCAGGCCACCCTGATCCCGAACCGGTCCTGGGGGAGCATGACGGCGTCCCCGCCGATCGTCGCCACATGGTGCGGATGGGCGAGGAGGGCGGTGCTGAGGTCGTTGGAACGGGTGACCCCGTACTGTTTGAGGTCGTCGGCAAGGAGGTTGAAGTCGGCGAGGAAGTAGAACCCGCCCTCAGGCACCGTCGTCATCACGCCGTCGATGGTGGAGACCGCCTTGCTCATATACCGGCAGATGATCCCGTGGACCGCCCTCGCCGTCCGCATATATTCCTCGATCGCCGGGTCTTCGGCGTACGCCGTGATCGCGGCGTACTGTACCGGGGTGGAGGCCGAGGTGTACATCGTCGCCGCCACCTTCGTGAAATCGGTGACCAGTTCTTCGGGGCAGTCCTCCGGCAGGATGCATGTGCCCAGGCGGTAGCCTGCAGCCGAGCGGTCCTTCGAGAGCCCTCCGGTGACGAAGGTTCCCTCGGGATACACCGTGCCCATCGAGGTGAAGCGCTCGAACTCGTATGTCGTGAGCGCGTAGATCTCGTCGGCGATCACCAGACACCCGTACTCCCGGCAGATCGCCGCGATCGCCTCCAGTTCCGGTTTTGTGTACAGGGCGCCGGTCGGGTTGTTGGGGTTGTTGAAGATGAGGATGTGGCGCTCTGCCGGATGGGCGGCAAGCACCGCCCTCAGGTCCGCCGGGTCGAGCCGATAGCCCCGCTCGGGCCTGGGCGGAAGCGTCCTGTACTCCTTGCCGAGCAGTTTGATGATCGGGGCATACCCGATCCAGGCCGGCGACGGGATCACCGCGGTCGCCTCCATCATCGAGAAGATGATATAGATGAGTTCCTTGGAGCCGTTGCCCACGACGACCCGCTCAGGTTCGGCCCGGACACCGAAGTGGCGTGCATAGAACCCGGCCACCGCTTCGCGCAGTTCCTCGGTCCCGGCGGCCTCGGTGTAATGTCCGAGTGTGGCCTCCCGTTTCAACGACGTCACCAGTCCGGGCGGCACCGGGAAAGGCGACTGCCCGAAGGCGAAGTTGAAGAACCTGGCATGGCACCCGATAGCGCTGCACCGCTTTCTCTGCTCCGCGACCATCAGTCCGACCCGCAGGTTCTCAGGGACGGCGACCGCATCGATCCGTGGATCTGTCCTGATCGCATACATCTGCTGCATTGCTCTTCCCCACTCCGGCATCCTATGCCGAACCCTCGCTATAAATCCCTTCTGCCGGCTTTGTAGAATCGCTCATGAAGCGAGAGGATACCTCAAGCATACTGCATGAAAATTTCTTCTCGCAATTCTTCTGGGCGTGGAAAGATCTTTGATCCCTCTCAACCGCCGCCCCCGGACCTCCGGGATTGCGATTGGGCCGGGAAGGCAGAGGGGAGAATCATGAAGAGGATGGTGTCGATCCCTGCGTTCTCTTCACGCGAGGATAGAGAGATCTCGTTCGATTGCATCATGGTGGCGACCTTTCGTTCTTGACTCGCCACTAGAGCCTTTTACTCTCTCTCCCTCCTCCTCTCAGAAGCGCTTCGGGTCGGTCTCCACGTCGACGATCGCCGGGACTCCCGAGGCAAGCGCCTCCCTGACGGCAGGGGCGAGTTCGTCGGGCCGCTCCACCCTGAAGCCCTTCCCCCCGCAGGCCTGTGCATAGTCGACGAAGTCGGGGTTGTGCAGGTCGGTCCCGAAGTTCGGGTAATGCTCCACCTGCTGCTCCACCAGGATCATCCCGAGTTCATGGTTGTTGAGGAGGATGACCGTGACCGGGAGGTTATACTTGACCGCGGTGAGGAACTCGGCCATCGCCATCGTAAACCCGCCGTCGCCGGTGATGCAGACGGCCGGGCGGTCGGGGTAGGCCAGTCGTGCCGCCAGCGCCGCCGGGAGGGCGAAGCCCATCGTTGCCAGGTACCCCGACATCACGAACTTCTGTCCGGAGCGCATCCTGAAATTTCGGCCAAACCACCACCCGTTCTCACCCACATCGACGGAGATGACGGCATCGTCGGGGAGGATCTCGGAGAGCACCTGCATGATATAGGGCGGACGGATGGGCACGGCCCTGGAGTCGGCCTCGGCTGCGATCTGTGACAGCCATTCCGCCTTCTGGCCGGCGATCTGTTCCTTCGCCCCGTTCTCCTCCCGTTCATCGAGATGCTCCAGCAGACGCGGGAGCACGACGGCGCAGTCCCCCCAGAGAGAGAGCGTCTCCCGGTTCTTCCCGAGTTTGACCGGGTCGAGATCGATCTGGACGAGCGGTGTCTCCTCCGGCACCCGCGTCCGCGTGGAGAA contains:
- a CDS encoding winged helix-turn-helix transcriptional regulator, yielding MPSEVRDAVNPLSSDKAWAVFMALMRHGDLRFSELKAIFESSSSGDIDKFLKKLEMAGIVERKVKDLGDAGDSSRVYYGVSYLGRRLNESLLQGLFGLRNPSDQPEPRLDHGASCSAQNKGIVSGGTPEYTARLKTSPGVRTGEDNHAPASRREEQVRDRRARKKGLNHLRS
- a CDS encoding pyridoxal phosphate-dependent aminotransferase: MQQMYAIRTDPRIDAVAVPENLRVGLMVAEQRKRCSAIGCHARFFNFAFGQSPFPVPPGLVTSLKREATLGHYTEAAGTEELREAVAGFYARHFGVRAEPERVVVGNGSKELIYIIFSMMEATAVIPSPAWIGYAPIIKLLGKEYRTLPPRPERGYRLDPADLRAVLAAHPAERHILIFNNPNNPTGALYTKPELEAIAAICREYGCLVIADEIYALTTYEFERFTSMGTVYPEGTFVTGGLSKDRSAAGYRLGTCILPEDCPEELVTDFTKVAATMYTSASTPVQYAAITAYAEDPAIEEYMRTARAVHGIICRYMSKAVSTIDGVMTTVPEGGFYFLADFNLLADDLKQYGVTRSNDLSTALLAHPHHVATIGGDAVMLPQDRFGIRVACVDYDGRRALDLYREERPTTSLDRTAFVHEVAPLMVDGVGAMRRFVEEVRKEAR